The Bdellovibrio sp. NC01 genome includes the window TAAACGAGACTGCCTTTGCCATCGTGAGTGAACGTCAGCCAATGTTCGTAATAATCACCCATTTCGATTTTCACAGTCTCACCTAAGCCTGACCATTGATTTGCGGCTTTCTTCAAACCGTATTTTGCGATCATCGGGATTTTGAAAGAAACTTTCTGACCGCTTTCGAAACCGTTAGTGTTGTAAGTGACTTCAAGGATGTCGGTCCATTTTTCTCCGTCAGAGAATCTGCGAAGCTCCCTCAAAGTGCGAGTCTTCAATGTGCACTTCATATGAGGAGAGAGCTTCGCTGAACCCAATGTCTTAGCCACAAAATCGAACATATCCTGATCGAGCTCTTGTTGGACGGAAGGATCATCATTGATGAATGGAACCTCTTGTCCGAATGCGATCTCATCCGTGACCGCGCCAAGAACAAAGAGAAAAACAATCCATCGGATCATCATCATCGAAAGCCTCCAAGACAGCTCGAACAGTATTGAAGTATTTTGCAAACGAAGTCGAATCGCTAATTTTGATGGCTTCCATAAGATTAACTCGCCATGACGCTGATCATTTAGCATTGCATGGTCAAAGCGCACATCGTACCTCTTTGAGCATGAGAAACTTCATGAAACTTGTCGCAACTTTTTTTGGTGTAGGTTTGAGTCCGAAAGCTCCGGGAACGGTTGCTACGGTTGCGACAATTCCACTTGTTTTGCTGTTGAATTGGGCAGGTCCAATTCCTTATATGCTCGTGACTATCGCTCTGATTCCGATCGGAATTATTGCCGCTCAGATCTACGAACAAGACAAGGGGAGTCATGATGCCAAGGAAATCGTCATTGATGAGGTCGTTGGCTTCCTGATTACAATGGTTTGGCTGCCTTTGACATGGCAGGCCATTTTAATTGGTTTTGTCCTCTTTAGATTACTGGACATTACCAAGCCTTTATTCATAGGATATTTAGATAAGAAGATCCAAGGGGGTCTTGGAGTTATGATGGATGACGTAGCTGCCGGTATTATTGCCAGCCTCGTTATGCAACTGCTCTTTACGCACACTAATTGGTTGGGGTCACAGATCCTGGTTGGTTAAACATGGCTTTGAGAGACGATAAACTTCAAGAACTCATTCGATCCCTTCGCGACCAAAAACTCACAGTGGGTTTTGCGGAAAGTTGTACTGGAGGTGCACTTTCTAGTTTTCTAACAGAGCAAGCAGGCGTGTCCGACATATTTCTAGGCTCTGTGGTTTCTTACTCTAACGAGGCGAAGGTGGATCTTCTGGGGGTCCGTCGAGACACTCTCATGCAAGAGGGTGCGGTGAGCGAGTCAGTCGCTCGTCAAATGGCGCACGGAGTGCGTCGCCAGCTGAAAACAGATTGGTCTGTGGCAATCACAGGCATCGCAGGTCCGAGTGGTGGAACGCCAACGAAACCTGTGGGCACTGTATGTATTGCTATTGCTGGGCCTGACTTTGAAGACTCACGAAAAGAGTTATTTTCGGGAGATCGCAAAGGCATTCAACAGGCTTCAGTCGACTATTCTGTGAATTGGCTGTGTGAAATTCTCGGCAAGAAATAGTAAGGCAGCCCCCGCTGCTAATTTTTAACAATAAGATGGTGTTGTGGCAGGTGCCACAAGAGAGGGAACACAGATGGCAAACGCTACTGTAGACAGCAAAGCAAATTCAGAAAAATCAAAAGCCTTGGAATTGGCAGTTTCGACTATCGAAAAGCAATTCGGTAAAGGTTCTATCATGCGTTTGGGCGCTAACGAGTCTTTGGTTAAAGACGTTGAAGCGATCAGCACTGGTGCATTGAGCTTGGATATCGCTCTTGGTATCGGTGGTCTTCCTAAAGGTCGTATTGTAGAAATCTACGGACCTGAATCTTCTGGTAAAACAACTCTGTGCTTGTCAGTTATTGCTCAAGCTCAGAAAAAAGGTGGCACTGTTGCATTCGTAGATGCTGAGCACGCTTTGGACGTAAACTACGCTCGTAAATTGGGTGTGAACACTGAAGATCTTTTGATCTCTCAACCAGACACTGGTGAACAAGCTTTGGAAATCACTGAAACTCTTGTTCGCTCTGGCGCGATCGACGTATTGGTTGTCGACTCTGTAGCGGCTTTGGTTCCTCGTGCAGAGATCGAAGGCGACATGGGTGATTCTCACGTAGGTCTTCAAGCTCGTTTGATGTCTCAAGCTCTTCGTAAATTGACTGCGGCGATCAACCGTTCAAACACTCTAGTTATCTTCATCAATCAAATCCGTATGAAAATCGGTGTGATGTTCGGTAACCCAGAAACAACAACTGGTGGTAACGCGTTGAAATTCTACTCTTCAGTTCGTTTGGATGTACGCCGTGTTGGCGCGATCAAAAATGGCGAAGATGTGACTGGTAACCGTACTGCAGTTAAAGTTGTGAAAAACAAAATGGCTCCTCCGTTCACTAAAGTTGAATTCGACTTGATGTACGGTGAAGGTATTTCTGAAGAAGGTGACTTGCTAGATCTAGCAGTAACTGCAAACTTCGTTGAAAAATCTGGTGCTTGGTTCTCTATCAATGGTGAGCGCATGGGCCAAGGCCGCGATGCTGCGAAAACATTCTTGAAAGAACACCCAGAATACATGACTGAACTTCGCTCTAAAATCTTGGCAGCGAACGGCATCGGTAAACTTTTGGTAGACGCTGAAGGCAACGCCGGCGAAGACCACGAAGGTACAGAGCCAGTTGAAGCTGAAGAAGCTGCTCCTAAGAAAGCGAAAAAAGGTAAGCACTAACCGCAGACGCGGGCAGTGCCGGAGCGACGGTAGTCGCGCAGGCTGGAGCAACTCCATCCAAACAAGCACTGAAACATAAGCTTTTAAAATTAAAAACCCGCGCAGAAATGTGCGGGTTTTTTTATTCTCATTTACCTGCTACTTAAGCGAAATCCAAACGTCTTCAAATAAAGAACTAACAATTCAGTCATCTCTTAATGCTATAATTTTCGAAGATACACGAAGTATCTTCTGCTGGTTGAGTTTCAGCTGGCGCATATAAAGGGATTTTATGCTGAATGAATCAACTCTGGTGATGCCAGAGTGCCTTCTGGCTGTGAGTGAAGACGACGATCGTTTTATTCATTGGCCGTGGTAAGAAAAAACCCGTTCTTGTGAAACGGGTTTTTTAAAAGTTTTAATTTTGTGGCTGCCTTCGCTTAGAAAAAGATGCCAAGTTTTTCTTTGAAGTTATCGGCTGTGACTCTTCTTTCGCCGCTGTCTAAGTATTGGCGGCAAATTCTTTTATTCAATTTTTGAACTGCGAAATAGATTTGGAATTTTTCAACACCAAGTTCTTTTGCTTGAGCTTCTGTTGCTTTGTAATCAAACGCGTGATCGCAGTCTTTCGATTGCACAGCCTCTTGGAAGGCCTTCATGTGCGGCTTTTCAACTTTTGCGACAAGGTCTTTTAAGTTGCTGACCCCGGCGCGCTCAACAGCAGGGAAGCGTACGCGCGCGTATTCTATGCTGTTGTATAATGCCAAGGGGTTGTTGCCTTGTTCGTGAGTCATACCTTTTTGATTCAGCACTTCTTTTGCAGCCTCAATGCTTAAGCAAGACAAGAAACCCGATTTCAAACTTGGCTCTTCTAACATTTTTAAGTTTTGATTAAAGCAGCTGCCTGAAATTTTAGTAACGAACTTTGCATCAGCCTTACCGTCGAACGCCAAGAAATCTTTTTCATAAGGTGATTGTTTGTAATCAGGGCACGCGCCTGTGAATTCGATGCCGCCGTAAACAACATCTTTCACGAATTTATACTTTTCAGCGCTGACTTGTTTCAAACGTTGGGGAGCGTAACGATAAGCAGAGACACTCTCTGCGAAATCTTCGAACGGATTTGTTTTCGCATAGATCGAAACGGATTTTGAACCGGGGTGCAGGCGCCAGTCCAAGTCGTGTTTGGATTGACCTTTTTTAGCTTCGCTAGATTCCCAGCCAGAAACGCGCAACCACTCTGGTGATACGTCCATGGAATTTGAATGCAGGGCTGCCCAGTTGTGACCAAATTCGTGATAGATCGAATATTGGCGCACGGGTTGTGTTTCATTGTTCCACACATCGAAGACTTCGATGCTGGCGTTCGCTATGGTGCCTTCGCCGTTTGCGTAACCATAGCCGCGCTTAAAGTGTGTCATCTTTTGATTTAGATCAAGTGGCAATAAGAACGAAGGAACTGCTTCGATCGCTTTCATGACGTCGCGGATTTCTGAAGCTTTCCATTTGTCGGCGTTGCCCCACACGAGGTGTGAGAGATTCAAATCGTACTCGGTTAGGAGTAAAAGAATCAGTGGGCCTTCTTCTTGCCCGAAAATTCTTTGCACAGCACACAGAACTTTCGTGCAACCACGAGCTTCACCGAAAGCTTTCTTCACTTGGTCTTCTTTGTAGTTCACGTTTGCAAAATAAGATGCAGGGCCTGTCGGCAAAGTCACAAGCTGCATGAAGCGATAGATCAGCTCAGGATGCTCATCTTCGAAGCGAATGCCGGCAACTTCATACACAGCAGGAAGTTCGACGTTAGAAAGATCAGAATATTTTTTCAGGAAGTTCTGTACGTTGTTGCGACGAACGTGATCTTGGTTCACGCAACGTGGATTTGCCATTTCTTCTTCAGTCGCAGAATGAAACGGCGCCTGTGCTGGCTCCCTCGACGTTGGTCCATGAGTGAAAATGCGATCCGCATCGTAGTAAAGCGGAAACGAAAACGTCACAACTAAGAAAGCAAATACGACGAACTTAAACATGCAAACTCCTGAAGCACCTACATCGGTTAACTTCAGGAGTTTCTTAATGATTTATCTTTAGTTGTTTACTGGATGGTCCCAGTCAGGATAGTCGTCGATGTCGATACCATTTTCGACGTTTTCGTCTTTTAAAATGATCTTGATTTGATGGGTTGTTTCACCCCATAGGTTTTCGCAGTATACGTAATAATCAACCCAGTTTGAGCCATTCGTTCCGCCAATTCTAGCGCCGTTACCCGCAGCAACAGTTTTGTATTTGCCGGTTCCAGCTGCAGAATCACCGTCTGAAAGGTCGTTCGTCATCATCAAGTTAGATCTTCCATCATAAGTGCGAATAGAATTACTTGATCCAAGTTTAAAATCTGAAGACAGGGCTACGGCACTCATAAAGTATAGGCCGGTATCGTTCGGAAACGTGGTCACTAATTGTGGGGCCGCTCCTCCAAAGCACTCTTTCGGTGTGCCAACCGTTTTCGAACAGTCATATGTTGCGGCATTATGAGTATTTTGTATGAATCCTGCAACTTCACTTCGTTGGTAGAAGTAAGGCTGAAAGTGCACGATCGGGCAAGAAATTGCGTCAGTAGTGCCAACCGTAAACTGAACATGTGAGTAAAATAATTTCGCCTCAGGCACGCTAAGTGTACATGTTGTGAAATAAGATCCGTATTTTTCTAAATAGCATGCTTGATGAAAAGTATAGGGATCTGTATCGCTCAGACCTTCCCAGTGAAGGCTTAGCTTCAAATACAACGGAGTGTCTGATGTGACCCCATCGACCAGGGTTATTGGAGTTTCAGAGCTTGTCGCAAGCTTCTCTTCACCAGAGCAGTTAGCAAGTACAAGGACGGTCACGCAGCTAAACAGAATTAGTTTTATAAACTTAGTCATGTATATAGTGTCGTCAAGGGGGTTTGTTCTTGTAAGTCCAGCTTCGCATCATTAACAATAATTTGTTTGATGCTTAGCTGGGCTTTAACAGAACGTCTAGAATATTGCAGACACGGTTACATGGGTTCGCCGCCCATTTCTGGAAGGATCGCGCCGCTGATGTAGCTTGAGTCGGCGTCGGACGCAAGGAAGACGTACGCGGGAGCGATTTCTTCTGGCTGGGCGGGGCGCTTGATTGGTTGGTTGCTGCCGAATTCAGAGATGCGCTCTTTGGTTGTGCCTTCGTCAGAAGGATTCAACGGTGTCCACACAGGGCCCGGTGCCACCGCGTTGACGCGAATTCCTTTTTCAATCAACTGCTGCGCCAAACTTTTTGTAAACGTGTTGATCGCACCCTTCGTTGAAGCGTAGTCCAACAAATCTTTCGGTGCGCGTGTTGCGGTTTCGGAACTTGTCGCGATGATCGCTGATCCCGGCTTCATATGCGGAATCGCCGCCTTCGCTAAATGAAAGTAAGCAAAAATGTTGGTGCGATATGTTCGTTCAAACTCTTCGGAAGTAATATCTGCGATATCGCTCTTACGCATTTGATGGGCGGCATTGCTGACTAAAATATCAATCCCGCCAAGTTGATCCAAGGTTTCTTCGACGGCTTTCTGACAAAACTTTTCGTCGGTCAAATCACCTTCAATCAAAATGCATTTGCGATCGAACGCCTCAACGTCGATTTTGGTTTCTTCAGCGTCTTCACGCTCTACCGGCAAAAAAGTAATCGCAACGTCAGCACCTTCACGGGCATAAAGCAGTGCGACCGCGCGACCGATGCCGGAATCTCCGCCCGTGATGAGGGCTTTCTTGCCTTGCAACTTCCCTGCTTCTTTGTAAAGAGGTGCTTCGAATTTGGGACGCAAATCCATCTCTGCTTCAACACCTGGTGATTTCATTTGTTGTTTCGGAAAAGGTGGCTTTGGTTCGTTTTGAATTTGTGAATGCTCAGGCATGAAAGACCTCCTTGATCTGCTCATTTTCACTCATACAAGAGAGTGAAATAAGCGGGGAGTTCAGCACTGCATGAATACAAAAAAATCACTGCGCAATCGCAGAATCAACCGGAACAGAATTACCAAAAAAACTGTGGCTAGGTCTGTAGAGGGTCACCTGTCTAAGTCTTGAACACGTGAATGCTTATTAGTCACAGCTGAGGGTGGATTCAGTCTTGCTTTGTTAGGCACACGTTGAAGAAAGGACCTGTTATGAAGATGTCGAAAGTGATCTTGGCACTTGCGTGTACGCTATCTTTGGAATCTTTGGCGGTGGCTAAACAAGTGGATAATTCGGAAGCTGCAAGCTGCGGAACCATTGACGTACGTGATGGCATGCAAGGCGATCTTAAGAAGCATTTCCAGACACCTGTGAATCAGGGCAGTGTTGGTTGGTGTTACGGCTATGCCGCCTCTGACGTCCTTTCACAAAAAGTGGGTCAACCGGTTTCAGCGGTTCATACCTCTGCTTATTATCAAACACAAATTGGAACTCTAGGCCGTTGGGGTCGCTCGATTCTTTACGGAGCTGACGGTGAAACTACAGG containing:
- a CDS encoding SDR family oxidoreductase encodes the protein MPEHSQIQNEPKPPFPKQQMKSPGVEAEMDLRPKFEAPLYKEAGKLQGKKALITGGDSGIGRAVALLYAREGADVAITFLPVEREDAEETKIDVEAFDRKCILIEGDLTDEKFCQKAVEETLDQLGGIDILVSNAAHQMRKSDIADITSEEFERTYRTNIFAYFHLAKAAIPHMKPGSAIIATSSETATRAPKDLLDYASTKGAINTFTKSLAQQLIEKGIRVNAVAPGPVWTPLNPSDEGTTKERISEFGSNQPIKRPAQPEEIAPAYVFLASDADSSYISGAILPEMGGEPM
- a CDS encoding CinA family protein, with the protein product MALRDDKLQELIRSLRDQKLTVGFAESCTGGALSSFLTEQAGVSDIFLGSVVSYSNEAKVDLLGVRRDTLMQEGAVSESVARQMAHGVRRQLKTDWSVAITGIAGPSGGTPTKPVGTVCIAIAGPDFEDSRKELFSGDRKGIQQASVDYSVNWLCEILGKK
- a CDS encoding phosphatidylglycerophosphatase A — translated: MKLVATFFGVGLSPKAPGTVATVATIPLVLLLNWAGPIPYMLVTIALIPIGIIAAQIYEQDKGSHDAKEIVIDEVVGFLITMVWLPLTWQAILIGFVLFRLLDITKPLFIGYLDKKIQGGLGVMMDDVAAGIIASLVMQLLFTHTNWLGSQILVG
- the recA gene encoding recombinase RecA, which codes for MANATVDSKANSEKSKALELAVSTIEKQFGKGSIMRLGANESLVKDVEAISTGALSLDIALGIGGLPKGRIVEIYGPESSGKTTLCLSVIAQAQKKGGTVAFVDAEHALDVNYARKLGVNTEDLLISQPDTGEQALEITETLVRSGAIDVLVVDSVAALVPRAEIEGDMGDSHVGLQARLMSQALRKLTAAINRSNTLVIFINQIRMKIGVMFGNPETTTGGNALKFYSSVRLDVRRVGAIKNGEDVTGNRTAVKVVKNKMAPPFTKVEFDLMYGEGISEEGDLLDLAVTANFVEKSGAWFSINGERMGQGRDAAKTFLKEHPEYMTELRSKILAANGIGKLLVDAEGNAGEDHEGTEPVEAEEAAPKKAKKGKH